In the genome of Candidatus Goldiibacteriota bacterium HGW-Goldbacteria-1, one region contains:
- a CDS encoding MBL fold metallo-hydrolase, whose protein sequence is MLKLKFSGAAREVTGSFHIIEKDGKNFAIDCGMIQGKRKESYERNRHFPLPPSDVQSMILTHAHIDHSGNIPTFTSQGFKGDIYSTYATKDLCSIMLPDSAFVQLKDLEYVNRKRIKQGKAPFDPLYTEAQAEAALKQFVPKNLGENFPLTDGLYAYLLNAGHILGSSMAVVKLKEGNKKIKICFSGDLGRSSLPILKDPDEVYDVDYLILESTYGSRDHKAIDTAQDRLSMIITETYRKNGRVIIPVFAVERAQEMLYVLNQLAIANKIPAMPIFVDSPLAIEATEVFKKHSECFDEKMMEYIANNNNPFYLELVKYTRDVDESMAINEYKKPCIVLSAQGMCEAGRILHHLKNGVDNPNNTILFVGYQAANTLGRKIVQGDRNIKIFGEPHTVQARVEKIDEFSGHAGQSDLVEFVKKASGPKLKKVLLVHGEEDEQADLMRVLKAAGIENVYNPEPGYVEVIDP, encoded by the coding sequence AAGACGGGAAGAATTTCGCGATAGACTGCGGAATGATACAGGGCAAAAGGAAAGAAAGTTATGAAAGAAACAGGCATTTTCCGCTGCCGCCGTCAGATGTACAGTCAATGATACTTACCCACGCGCATATTGACCATTCAGGCAACATACCCACCTTTACTTCGCAGGGTTTTAAAGGGGACATCTATTCCACTTATGCCACAAAAGACTTATGTTCAATAATGCTGCCGGATTCCGCGTTTGTCCAGTTAAAAGACCTTGAATACGTAAACAGAAAAAGGATTAAACAGGGCAAAGCGCCGTTTGACCCGCTGTACACGGAAGCTCAGGCAGAGGCCGCTTTAAAGCAGTTTGTTCCAAAAAACCTTGGGGAAAATTTTCCGCTTACAGACGGCCTTTACGCATACCTGCTTAACGCGGGGCACATTCTGGGTTCTTCTATGGCTGTTGTAAAACTTAAAGAGGGTAATAAAAAAATTAAAATATGTTTTTCGGGCGATTTAGGAAGAAGTTCGCTGCCCATTTTGAAAGACCCGGATGAAGTATATGATGTGGATTATCTGATACTTGAAAGTACTTACGGCAGCAGGGATCATAAAGCTATTGATACAGCGCAGGACAGGCTGTCAATGATAATAACAGAGACCTATAGAAAGAACGGCAGGGTGATAATACCGGTATTTGCGGTAGAGCGGGCGCAGGAAATGCTTTATGTTTTAAATCAGCTTGCAATCGCGAATAAAATACCGGCTATGCCCATATTTGTGGACAGCCCGCTTGCCATAGAAGCGACAGAAGTCTTTAAGAAACATTCAGAGTGTTTTGACGAAAAAATGATGGAATATATTGCCAATAATAATAATCCGTTTTATCTGGAACTTGTAAAGTACACAAGGGACGTGGATGAATCAATGGCTATTAACGAGTATAAGAAGCCGTGTATAGTGCTTTCCGCGCAGGGTATGTGCGAAGCCGGCAGGATACTGCACCATTTAAAAAACGGAGTGGATAATCCTAATAACACCATTCTTTTTGTGGGATATCAGGCGGCAAATACCCTTGGCAGAAAGATTGTGCAGGGTGACAGAAACATAAAAATTTTCGGCGAGCCGCACACGGTGCAGGCAAGGGTGGAAAAGATAGACGAATTTTCAGGACACGCGGGCCAGTCTGACCTTGTGGAATTCGTGAAAAAAGCATCGGGGCCAAAGTTAAAAAAAGTGCTGCTGGTTCACGGGGAAGAAGATGAACAGGCAGATCTTATGAGAGTATTAAAAGCCGCCGGGATTGAAAATGTTTACAATCCCGAGCCGGGATACGTAGAGGTGATAGACCCTTGA
- the ftsE gene encoding cell division ATP-binding protein FtsE, whose amino-acid sequence MRRGDRPLIKFSRVFKVYEKNIQALTDINFEVEKGEFVFLTGPSGAGKTTILKLLYREETPDMGSIVVDNTDISHLSHGKVPFYRRGIGFVFQDFKLIFERSIYENLALPLEITGAPEKFIKHTVMESLEKIGLAGREDHNPWHISGGEKQKVAIARALIMSPPVLLADEPTGNLDETSASEIMKMFKDANAKGTTVLMASHNKEIISNSGFRSIKLRGGRIEE is encoded by the coding sequence ATACGTAGAGGTGATAGACCCTTGATTAAATTCAGCAGGGTATTTAAAGTTTATGAAAAAAACATACAGGCGCTGACTGACATTAATTTTGAAGTGGAAAAGGGCGAATTTGTATTTTTAACCGGGCCTTCCGGCGCGGGAAAAACCACAATTTTAAAACTTCTTTACAGGGAAGAAACCCCGGATATGGGCAGCATTGTGGTGGACAATACGGATATTTCACACCTTTCCCACGGCAAGGTGCCGTTTTACAGGCGCGGGATTGGTTTTGTATTTCAGGATTTTAAACTTATTTTTGAAAGAAGCATCTATGAAAATCTGGCGCTGCCGCTTGAAATCACGGGAGCGCCGGAAAAATTCATAAAACATACTGTCATGGAAAGCCTTGAAAAAATAGGGCTTGCAGGCAGGGAAGACCATAATCCGTGGCATATTTCCGGCGGAGAAAAACAGAAAGTGGCTATAGCAAGGGCGCTTATAATGTCGCCGCCCGTGCTGTTAGCCGATGAGCCCACCGGTAATCTGGACGAAACAAGCGCGTCGGAAATAATGAAAATGTTTAAGGACGCGAACGCGAAAGGCACAACCGTGCTTATGGCAAGCCATAACAAGGAAATAATTTCAAACAGCGGGTTTCGGTCCATAAAACTGCGCGGCGGGAGAATAGAAGAATGA